The Candidatus Poribacteria bacterium genome includes the window GCGGTGGCATCGCTAGGGCAGCGCCTGCTGGACGGCGATGTGGTTCCCGAACGGGTCGTGCAGATCAATCCGCAGAACGCGCCAAGGCGTCTCGTAGACTTCGCCGTCCCAGTCGGGACGCTTGGCTTTCCACTCGCGGTGCAGCGCCCTGATGTCGTCCACATGGGCGACGCAGTTGCTCTGGAATGATCCGTCCGGCTGTACGGACAGATGCAGGGCGAGACCGTCGCGCGACACCTGGGAGTACACGGGACTCGTCGGCGAACCGTATTCCCAGTCGATCTGGAATCCGAGCCAGTCGATGTAGAACCGCACCGCTTCGTCATACGACGCGACGCAGAACGACGGGAACATCCGCTGCACAGCAACCTCCCAACGCCCGTGCCGATCAGGTGTCGTTGCCGTGATAGGGACGCGCGCCTCGCACCAGCACGCGCTTCGGGTTGTCGTAGCCGGCGAGCTCGTCGGCGCTATGATATCCCAGCGTCAGGCTCATGCGCGTCCCGGACGTCCGGTTCTCTCCGGCTCCGTGGTAGATCATGCTGTCGATGGCGAGCAACCCACCGGCGGGCATGGGAACCGGAACCGCCTGCTCCATCAGTCCCGACGCCTCGATGCCGGAGTCGTTGTGAAGGCTATGCACCTCTCTGCCCGGCAGCAGGTGGGTTCCCGGCACGACGCGCGTGCAGCCGTTCTCCAGGTTCGTGTCTTCCAGATAGATCAGCACCGTGACGATCGTCCGCG containing:
- a CDS encoding VOC family protein — translated: MQRMFPSFCVASYDEAVRFYIDWLGFQIDWEYGSPTSPVYSQVSRDGLALHLSVQPDGSFQSNCVAHVDDIRALHREWKAKRPDWDGEVYETPWRVLRIDLHDPFGNHIAVQQALP